The sequence GGAAACCTAAAATAAGTAATTGTTTCAGTAAGCGAAGCCTCTTTGATCacacaaaatacagtattttaaaaagagactaCATTAAAATCTCTCAGTATGAGGTTAGATATTTAGTGTGTCTCCATTTTGAATTGAGCTCCAAAGCTCTGCATTCACAAGTTGCAGTTACAGAACCAAACCCAACACGAATAAATAACCACAGGCACTAAAAGAGACTGCTCTAAATCGCTGCGTTTTTCTGCACAGCCTTTGCgttgcactgtcaccaccacagcactgcagcagctcccacagcagcacctCCTCTCATCCACCACCATTCCCCGTGGCATCAAAAGCTCAGGGCACAAATAAATCAGCAAAGACCTCGTGCATCTGCACAAGGGAAAATAAGGTTATGTCTTAGGAGGATCGATTTCTCGGTAAAGTGAGGACTGACCTTTCCTTGTAAAGCCTAAGGGCAAATTTTCTGAAGCACGGCTAAAATATATACGattgcacaaaagaaaaagctgtgatAACGAATGCATTAAGTGGTTATTATAATTATAAATCCTGAAGCTCACAGTGCAGCTCCGCAGCAGCGTGCACACGATTTCTCCGAAATCCCATGAAGGGCTGCGTTCACCTTCACAAGGGACACGGACCGGAGACGACCCGGGAGCCCCCCACACCCTGTGGTGCCCCCCAAGGGCTGCGCCCCCCGAAACCCCCCGACCCACCGGGACTTCGCCTCTTTCACCCCCACCCCTCATGGCCCAGTTTTCACCTTCAGCGAAGGGCACGGCGCCCCTAACCCCGTCCCCATTCCCCAAACCAACCCATCCTCATCCGGGCCCGGGCCCCTGGGTATTTTGGGGatccccccccctcgcccccacCCCACACCGGACCCCCGGGGGCCGCTCGCCCACCCCCGGCCGAGCCCAGGAGGCCGCGGCCCCTCAATGTCACCGCGGcccccaagatggcggcggcggccgccctcCCCTCAGCCCTCAGGCTGGTTGGAGGGGAAGGCGAGCTCACCAGGCCGGCATGCCGCGGCAGGGACCGGGCGAGGGTGGCGGCCAGGCGGGCGGAGAGCATGGTGGCAGCGGCGGCTGAGGACTTGGGGGCGAAGCAGACGGGAGGAGGCTGCCGGCCCCGCGCTCTCTccacaaaatggcggcgccGCGCTCCGCCCTAATGGGCGGTGAGGCCACGCctggggcggggagggggctcggagagctgccccggcccctcagcccTCCCTCTGTGTGCGtctggaaaaagagaggaatgGGGTGTTTAGAAAAATAGCCCTTATGGCAGATGCCCTCGACATGGCCCTGGGTGGGCGGaaggggcggggagggggcgtgtggggctgggggtttcACCCTTCTCGTAGCAGCTTCTGGAGGTTGAACACGTTGCAGAAAAGCACTTAAATCTCTTAAAAACTTGAATCTGCGCTCTGGGAAAGAAGGTGAAAAGGCCGCGGCGTGCAGCACCTTGCTGGTCTTCGTGACCTGACAAAGcggcttatttatttttcagcccaTCTCTTGCTAACACCGGTGTCCTAAAAGGTGACCCCGCAGCTGCTTGGGTGCCCTCGGCAGTGACAGCCGCACAGCGCCTCGCTGCGAGGCCCGTAGGCGGGGAGGGTGCCAAAGGCTGGGCAGCACGCCCGGACAGCAGCCTCCCGGTCATGAAGGAGTCTGGTAAAGCTCCCAGCAGGCCTTTGCAGGAATTGTAAATGTTAGTCAAAAAGGAGCACAACTTTTTTACGCAAGTAATGATACACAAGCTATTCAGGTTCTAACTTTTGCCCTTTAGTATAGAAAGATAATTTGTACCTTCTTGGTGAAGGGTTtcatgtgtcttttttttttgtaatttgtatTGTGATATGCACGAAACATCCAACTCCATCAAAAATCACTTCAATATTTTACTGATTAAAGACTTTTCTTAAACTATTGGGTACGTAAGAGGAAAAACcaaattctttcaaaacattcaGAGCGCTTCAATTAGCTCTGTTAAAAGCAATGGCTGCAGTTAGTGAATTGAAccgattttttattttatgatctggatgaggggatcgagtgcacccttGTTcacagacaacaccaagttaggtgtgttGATCTGCTTAAGACTGGGGAGCAGATCCTGCAGAGCGATCTtgataggctggaccgatggtCTGAGGCAAaatgtatgaagttcaacaaggctaagtgtcAAGTCCTGCTATTGaagcacaacaaccccatgcaataCTGCAGGCTaagggaagagtggctggaaatcTGTCAAACGGAAGgagacctgggggtgttggttgatagCCAACTGAATATGGGCCTGcggtgtgctcaggtggccaggAGGGCCGGCGGCACCCTGGCTTGTATTAGAaacagcatggccagcaggactagagAAATGATTGTCTtcctgtacttggctctggtgggGCTGCACCTTGGGTGCTGTCTTCGGTTTTGGGACCCTTGCTGCAGGGgggacattgaggtgctggagcgtgtccagagaaaggGCAACAAGAGAAGGTGAAGGGTatagagaacaagtcttacaaggactggttgagggaactggggttgtttagcctggagaggGGGAGGCTTTGGGGAGATCTTGtcgctctctacaactacctcaaaggaggttgtgtCAGGGTGGGGGTCAGCCTATTCTCCCATCCAACAAGCAGgagaacaagaggaaatggcctcaagttgcactaGGGGAGGTTTACGGTGGATATTAGGAAagatttcttcactgaaagggctGTGAGGCATTAGAgcaagctgcccagggaggtatTTGAGTCACCATTCCTTCAGATATTCAAaagacatgtagatgtggtgcttagggatatggttttgctaggttaatggttggcCTTGATGATCTTGggggtcttttccagcctgggtggttctatgattctaggatttTATTTGCGCTTTGAGATTTGAAAGTTAGGATATTGCAACCTCATATCTAAGGTGTCACATGTAAGCTTTAAATAGAGAGCTCCCGGTTGCTTGTCTGTTAGCAACCTTGTGGCTGAACTGCAGTGGCTGGATAAAGCAATGGGCTTTAGAAAGCCTGTGAAAAGCGTAAAGCATAAAGGGCTTCAGGTGCTAAAAATCAGACTCAAAAAGACAAACGAGAGGACAACCGCGGCGGTGGCTGCGTCGCAGAGGCGGCGGGGGCTCGGTGCCTGCAGTGAAGGCGGCGGGGCGCTCCCGcaggactacaactcccagcagGCCCCGCGGCGCGCGGGGAAGGCCGGGGCGGAGGCGGGAGGCTCAAGGTGGCGGCTGATGGCTGAGGCCGGGGCTGAGGCCATGGAGGGGAAGCTGAGGCGGGTaatggcggcggggggctccgAGCCTCTGGGGGCTCCGAGCCCGTGTGGCCCCGGCACCGCTCGGCCCTGGGCTCAGGGGAGAAGCGGGCGGGGGGCTGTGGTGGCTGGGGTCGTCATCGCGTCTGTAGCGAACAGAGCGTGAGAATAAAAAGGTGAAATTTATAAAATCAGGAGATGAGCAGGGGTCCTGAAAACGTGAGGAAAGTTAAAAGGTTCTCTGAGCTACAGGGGGTGTCCGAAGCCGAGACGAAGGGAGCTGCGTCCCCTTCCACCACCAGTGGTTTGGCTGCTGTAGGAGCTGCTCGTCTGGAGCACAGAGCTCGCAGTGCTTCAGCTATTTTCTCTCATCTCAcctggctgtttcttttttttccccccattctcCGGCAGGTTAATTCATggctaaagaaaatgtttgacAATCAGCCCATTCCGCAATATGAAGTGAACGCACAGACCATTGATATTTTGTGTAAGCTTGAAGAGTACAGTGAAGCCAGAGACAGAGGTGTTGCTTTCCTGATAGAAGACATGGAGCTGAAGGCAGAAGAATATGAAGCAGATGGTGAGTTAGAAGCTCCAGTTCTTGGTTTCATCACAGTTTTCCTTACTTACCTCGTAGACTTTTTTACTAAAACTTTATGACCtagtgtatttaaaaaaaaactagcaaTAAGCTTAGCTTTTGTTATGGTACAGCTTTTACTCCAATGTGCTTCATGCTTTCCTTTCAGCAAAATACACTCTTGACATAAGGCTGGTCAAAAGCAATTTTTCGGCCAGCTTGAGCAGGCTGTAAATGTGGACAAGCAGGTTGATTGCTAAAGCCTCCTAGCCTGCTGGGCTAAGATTGCTAAAGCCTCCTAGCCTGCTGAATAAGAACAGCATTAGAATATTGGCTGGGTAGATTGCAGAGAGACCCTACAGCTAATTTAAGAGTCTGAGCTGGTGCTAATCCACTGTTAAGGAAAACACTTGAGGAATCTGAAACAACAGTGAGGTGATTAAGTTATGCTCTTGCAGCCTGGACTCTGTGTCCAATAACAATTTTTCTGGAGCAAGTGAGTGGTTCAGGGGGCCATAATAGATCTTAACACATGTGCTAAAGGATCATCCCCTCATTGGCTCCTTTCAGGAAGGAATTTTACTGCTCTGTAAAGAGAGTGACATTGCACACAAGAAGACAACGTTGTAAAAAGcctatttgattttttcttcaagtcCTCTAGTGGTTTGACATCAAATGAATAATAATGGAGACTGTGCAGTTGACTTAGGCTGTCAGAGAACGTGGACGCTACCATACAGGTATGGGTGTGAGCTCTGCTGCAATTTCAGACTCCCCTGGTAGGAAGGAATATCATTACTAGCAGAGGTTTCATATGACAAGCATGATGGCTTTTCCATAATAGCAGAGAGGTAAAAAAATCATCTGGAGTGGAATTGGGTCCTACCTAGAGCTAAAATAacagttatattaaaaaaaaaaaatcttttttggtTCAACTTGTTTTTCAGCTAACTATCTAGAGGGCCTTCTCACAGAAGGCCTGGGTCTTTCATTATCCAGTCTGTCCAGCGAAGGCACTGCCTACCTCAACACCCTGGTAAACAGCGCAATGACACTTGAAACGAAGGACACCTCTCTTGCCAGGTAATTCTTCCCACTCTGCGTAAGGGTGATGGTCTGTGCTATTTCCCTTTCTACAGTTTCAAACTGTACTTTCACAACAGGGGTCTTACTTGTCCAGCTTCTTTTGCACCACTGGGGCAGCTTTAGAGGACACAGAAACTGAGCACGACACTTGATTTTTCCTTGTAAGGAAAGTCTCTAAAGCCCAGAAGGTGCCTTAGCCACAATTAAATCTCTTTTTGGCCCATGCCTTCGTGATCAGTGCCTGCAGGATGTGTCCCCTACAACTGTCCACAAGCTGGGGCAGCTTTTATGCTGCCGAGGCAAGGACTGTGGAAGTGTAGCTGGTTGTTTGTTCTCAGCTCCTCTCTTATAAGGCCTCAGTTATTGTAAGGAGATTTCCTTGTCTCAGCCACAGAGCAATTGCAGCTGTTAGTCTGTTCTTTCTCAGCCCCTCTGCCTGGCCTTAAACTGTAACACTGCAGGAGTCCCTTGAGCATTGTCAGTAAGGAGGAGCTGAAATCAGCCTTGGaatacaattttttaaaatcacgTTCAGGAGCTTTGCTCTTACAGTTCTTTAGAGACAGAGGGGCAGGAAGAAATGAACAATTTGAGAAGAATAACTGGATGAAATACTTCTGGGTGTGTCCCAGGGACATGCATTTTCAGGAACTGAATTTCAAAGGCAATTTGGCAAGCCAGGAATGgagcattttattatttcaaaccTGGTGGCTATATTCACTAGAATACCAGATCCTGCTTAGCCTTTCCCAGTACTTAGTTTGCTGGGCTGTTTCCCCTTCTGGACTAAATCTCTGCTAATTAAGAGAAGCAAATACCTTCAGtgatttaattttcctcttctaaAATACCTGGTAGTAAGTTCCCTGATGCATCATAACATGAGAAAAACAGGTCATTTGTGGAAAGTGTGTGTGGGGTAAACAACAATAATTCTGAGCTTCATAAAAGTTGGCTGAGTATTCCCACTGAATCTTTCTTTCCACCAGCTTCTTCTCTGCCATCAACGATATGAGTTCCGAGCTGTACGCAAcagattcagaaaacaaagaaatggaaCTGGAGTTGACCGATATTAAGAAAAAACTAACTGCTGCACTGGTGCTGGAAAAGCAGTTAGAGGAGTGAGTAATGGATGAGAAAGGGGAAAGATGTAAGCAGTGCTGTTGGTCTCTGCCATGTGGTGTGTTCCGTGTGACAACTAACAAGGGTAACCGAACTGACAGGTTTTTGATGCATCTGTAATCCACAGTATTGGGAAGTATCTGCCAAAAGCTGTGTGTTATGGGCACATTCAGAAGTCAAAAGACTTTGGGGCTAAGATCAGACCtattattttaaaccaaaaatgGTTTACAAGCAGTTTTCAGATTTGGGGCGGCATCTTCCACCAGTTCTATTCAGCTGAGGTCGAAGGCAAACCACATCTTCTTACCACACTTACTGTGGGCTTTGTAGTTAGAGTGAAGGAGCCaggcaaaaccaaaaagatTCCTAGGTAAGAATTTCCTTTAACCAGTGAGagtctaaaagaaaaaaataacgaGTATCAAGTCCATTCCCTAAAGGATGTCATCTGAAGGGCTTTGCCAAATACACTGTGATCAGCCCCTCCCTGGGCATTGGTCCAGATGATCTCCACAGTTCCCTTCCATTCTAATTATTGTCTGGTTCTGTCAAAGTTGTAATTGCGGTGCTCTTGCAGCACAGATGGAAGACTCACATGCCTCTCCCAGTTTTGATGTGGCCCCTTTCTACGCTCCTAAGTGTCCCTAACGTGCATAACGTGTCCCTAAGTGAATTAATTACAGAATTAAGCAGAAGACCGTTACTCTGTGCTGTTACGCAGATGGCTTTCCCCTCGACCTTTCATCCTGTGGCCCTTGGGAGCCTGGAGTTGACAGCCACGGATATTTTCGTGGGGGAATCTCACAGGAAAATGCAAGCATTCTCTCCCTCTGGAGTTGGTTGTATTACGGTGTTTAGCTTGAGCATAGATGACTAAGTGGTATGTGAATACTGGTGTCTCTTTGGATGTAaaggtttgtttctgtttcttttttttttttagcgatcttaaaaaaacaaaggaatatCTTGAGGTAGAAAGAGACAAGGCTGAGAGCCGATCCCAGAACTTGAAGTTCCTGGCAGACAAGTCTGAGGATTTCAGAATCAGGATTAAGGCTGCTGAGGTAGGCAGAAGGAACTACCTAACAGGATGCTGTAATAGGTTGGCATAGTTGTGATTGGTCAGGCCCAAAACTAGTTAGGGATATTGCTGGAGCTTCCTAAACTCCTGGATTTTGGACATGTGGGCTAACAGGATGAGTCATTACCATACTTCAGTTGTTCCTGATATGTACACACTTATTCTTCTGAATGTCTTTTGGTAAATGCAAATATGCTTTCCCTTTTGAGAATATTAGCTCAGACTACTTTGTGCTTGCTGTGATGTACTGTTAACTTGTCTGTATACTCTTATATTAACAGTAGAACATATGATTCACTGAGGAAAATTGTGTCAAAATCCTGAATGTAGCCATTTGGGGAGGATTAATGAATGATTAAATGTTGAAGGCAGAAGTTGTTCTGTCTTCTTCACCCTTACCTATGTGGTGAAGGATACGTGAATGCTTTATTTAATACTTGGATGCTGTTCAATATCCTGACTAACACCAGATAGAAAATGTTGAATTAGTGTTAATGACATTTTACTGAGAAACCTCTTCACAGCCTTGCCATGTGCTCTTCTCCCACTAATTTTCTGGAAAGATTTGTTATTCTTGGAATAAATTTTAGTAGTGACTGATTTCATACACCAGTTAGAGCTGTAGTTCAAGTAGCGTGTTTCTACTCTTTTCAGACTGTGTTCTTGTCTGCCTCTTTCAATCAAAACCCAAGGAAATGgcaaaatttttctctttcctcttatattttgtcatttatgtTTGAACTCTTTCCTGTTTGTAG is a genomic window of Anser cygnoides isolate HZ-2024a breed goose chromosome Z, Taihu_goose_T2T_genome, whole genome shotgun sequence containing:
- the HAUS1 gene encoding HAUS augmin-like complex subunit 1 isoform X1, whose amino-acid sequence is MGFRKPVKSVKHKGLQVLKIRLKKTNERTTAAVAASQRRRGLGACSEGGGALPQDYNSQQAPRRAGKAGAEAGGSRWRLMAEAGAEAMEGKLRRVNSWLKKMFDNQPIPQYEVNAQTIDILCKLEEYSEARDRGVAFLIEDMELKAEEYEADANYLEGLLTEGLGLSLSSLSSEGTAYLNTLVNSAMTLETKDTSLASFFSAINDMSSELYATDSENKEMELELTDIKKKLTAALVLEKQLEDDLKKTKEYLEVERDKAESRSQNLKFLADKSEDFRIRIKAAEEQLAATGLDQSLTHQSLLSMSEKLAEMQKEIVLLKKKLKSYLDLTPNPSLVQVKIEEVKQELNAVEAEFAKQIDVLTLEMPEPSKHKFT
- the HAUS1 gene encoding HAUS augmin-like complex subunit 1 isoform X2; this translates as MGFRKPVKSVKHKGLQVLKIRLKKTNERTTAAVAASQRRRGLGACSEGGGALPQDYNSQQAPRRAGKAGAEAGGSRWRLMAEAGAEAMEGKLRRVNSWLKKMFDNQPIPQYEVNAQTIDILCKLEEYSEARDRGVAFLIEDMELKAEEYEADANYLEGLLTEGLGLSLSSLSSEGTAYLNTLVNSAMTLETKDTSLASFFSAINDMSSELYATDSENKEMELELTDIKKKLTAALVLEKQLEDDLKKTKEYLEVERDKAESRSQNLKFLADKSEDFRIRIKAAEEQLAATGLDQSLTHQSLLSMSENPSLVQVKIEEVKQELNAVEAEFAKQIDVLTLEMPEPSKHKFT